The following proteins come from a genomic window of Alnus glutinosa chromosome 10, dhAlnGlut1.1, whole genome shotgun sequence:
- the LOC133880378 gene encoding uncharacterized protein LOC133880378 — translation MDKSETPEEVTRESLIAISNSLPDKDPTSKLLSEKLNGENLVGGIDYSGEEKYRSKLISISYTQSPDTGGLPVAGGLPVTGGLPLTPGGLPVTPGGLPATPGEHKG, via the coding sequence ATGGATAAATCAGAGACTCCTGAGGAGGTGACTCGAGAGTCGCTTATTGCCATTTCTAATTCTCTACCAGATAAGGACCCCACTTCAAAACTCTTGTCCGAAAAGTTGAATGGTGAGAATCTTGTTGGAGGGATTGATTACAGTGGAGAAGAGAAGTACAGGTCTAAGCTGATTTCTATTTCCTACACGCAGTCACCAGATACTGGGGGTCTACCTGTTGCTGGGGGTCTACCTGTTACTGGGGGTCTACCTCTTACACCAGGAGGCCTACCTGTTACACCAGGAGGTCTACCTGCTACGCCTGGAGAACACAAGGGCTAG
- the LOC133879908 gene encoding serine/threonine-protein kinase BSK2-like yields MGCFQSKTSRLTSPDQDPPLPQPTPDPANNGEEFLQKNNGEELKQSDGVPGFKEFGLAELRAATNGFSSELIVSESGERAPNVVYKGKLRNNRLVAVKRFSKLSWPDARQFVTEASGVGKVRHKRLVNLIGCCAEGDERLLLAEFMPNDTLSKHLFHWEKQPFPWEMRVRVAYYIAQALDQCNTENRKIYHDLNAYRVLFDEDGDPRLSSFGLMKNSRDGKSYSTNLAYTPPEFLRTGRVIPESVIYSYGTVLLDLLSGKHIPPSHALDLIRGKNLLLLLDSSLEGQYTQEDATKLVQLASKCLQYEAKDRPDGKFLLSAVLPLQKKKEVASHVLMGLAKTTVALPAILSPLGKACARMDLTAVHDIVLKTGYKDEEVAENELSFQEWTQQVQDMLNTKKFGDISFRDKDFKNAINHYSKLISMMPVPAGTVFVRRALSYLMIGEPKLALRDAMQAQVCLPDWSTAFYMQALALSKLGMETHAQDMLNDAASLEGKKQNSCRR; encoded by the exons ATGGGCTGCTTTCAGTCCAAAACCTCCCGCCTCACCTCCCCAGATCAAGACCCTCCTCTCCCTCAGCCCACCCCAGATCCAG CTAATAATGGGGAGGagttcttacaaaaaaataatgggGAGGAGTTGAAGCAAAGCGACGGCGTTCCGGGCTTCAAGGAGTTCGGCCTGGCGGAGCTGCGAGCGGCGACCAATGGGTTCAGCAGCGAACTCATAGTTTCGGAGAGTGGAGAGAGGGCACCCAATGTGGTGTACAAGGGGAAGCTTCGCAATAATCGCTTGGTGGCAGTCAAGCGCTTCTCCAAGCTCTCCTGGCCAGACGCACGTCAGTTTGTG acGGAAGCTTCTGGGGTTGGCAAGGTTCGGCATAAGAGACTGGTGAATTTAATTGGGTGCTGCGCTGAGGGAGATGAGCGGCTATTGTTGGCAGAGTTCATGCCTAATGATACTCTCTCCAAGCATCTCTTTCACT GGGAGAAACAGCCTTTTCCTTGGGAAATGCGTGTGAGAGTTGCATACTATATTGCACAAGCACTTGATCAATGCAATACCGAAAACCGAAAAATCTATCATGATTTAAATGCATATAGAGTTCTCTTTGATGAG GATGGTGACCCTCGACTATCTAGTTTTGGTCTTATGAAGAATAGCCGAGATGGAAAAAGCTATAGCACTAACTTAGCTTATACTCCACCAGAGTTTCTGCGGACAG GCAGGGTCATCCCAGAGAGTGTGATCTACAGTTATGGAACTGTTTTGCTGGATCTTTTGAGTGGAAAGCATATACCTCCAAGCCAT GCATTGGATTTGATAAGGGGAAAAAATTTGTTGTTATTGCTGGATTCATCCTTGGAAGGACAATATACCCAAGAAGATGCGACAAAGTTGGTTCAGCTGGCCTCAAAATGTCTTCAATATGAGGCTAAAGATCGACCTGATGGCAAGTTTCTTCTTTCGGCCGTGTTACCCctccaaaagaagaaagag GTTGCATCACATGTCCTAATGGGTCTAGCAAAAACGACAGTGGCGTTGCCAGCCATACTTTCCCCACTGGGAAAGGCTTGTGCAAGGATGGATCTTACTGCAGTGCATGATATAGTGCTTAAAACAGGTTATAAAGATGAAGAGGTTGCAGAAAATGAG CTGTCATTCCAAGAGTGGACACAACAAGTGCAAGATATGTTGAACACAAAGAAATTCGGGGATATTTCATTTAGAGACAAGGATTTCAAAAATGCTATCAACCATTATTCGAAG TTAATATCAATGATGCCAGTTCCAGCGGGTACCGTCTTTGTGCGGCGAGCCCTCTCGTACCTGATGATTGGCGAACCAAAACTTGCCTTGAGAGATGCCATGCAAGCTCAGGTGTGCTTGCCCGACTGGTCCACTGCCTTCTACATGCAAGCTCTTGCTCTCTCAAAGCTTGGGATGGAGACCCATGCCCAGGACATGCTTAATGATGCAGCCTCCTTGGAAGGCAAGAAGCAAAACAGCTGCCGCAGATAA